The segment GCATAAGATAAAAGGTCTACTGTCgtataaaacaaagacaaaataattccCGTACTGTCACAACCCACACTGGTAAGTGGTTTACCAGCGGGAGGATGAGGTGAGAACTCGCTCACGGTGATACGACTGGCCACTCGTGACTGAAAAGTCCTCCAATTCAAAGTAAAGAACGCTGTTAATTCTTTACTTTTGAAGGCGGGCTTAAAAATTAGTCTGAATTACAGCTGAGAATGACAGATGCTTGTAAACCTGcagttattgttgtttattaatCCTTACGtccatcgttttttttttcgtccttgACAGTGACCTCCCCTTGCCTGTGGAGATGAAGCATTCGCGCCAAATTTTCTTCAGAATCTTCCATCACAGACACCAGTGGGTCGCTCGTTACACATTTTGCTCAAGAATGCCTAGCGCAGAAGTTACTCTTCAGTTTGCTAAGCTAACCAAGAACGCTTACACGCCAACACGAGGGTCAGAAAAGGCCGCTGGTTATGATCTGTACAGGTATATTTTGTTACAATATACtttttgtaagttttaaaacaatctttaacTTCGATTGTATCCCAACCGGTTCATAGACAGTGTCACTTAATTTTAAGTGTCCATGCGTGACAACAACATAGCAACATCTTAGTGAGCAATACTTGCAACATTTGTGAAACTTATTACTAATGCTGATCAACTTGCTACTAATGAGTCTTGAAAACGGCAGCTTCAGGGCTTTAACTTCAGCTAGCACTGATCCCTAACCGTAAGAATAGTAGTGACAGATGGTGTAAAGAAGGCTGTCCATTTCTGTTGATGGACAGCTGGTGTATAGCAAAGAACCACAGAGTTTTAGCAATGTATaacaagtgtttttcttttgtcctgcTTATTATAGTCCTCACGATGGTGAAAAAAGTGTTGGTGTCTGTCAAATGGTCAAGTGCTTGTTTCACTGTTTTGCTTATACAGTGTCAGGATGGGATGTTATGTTCAGTAAATTTGTAACTCAGGGTGTCATCTGTTGCAGTGCATATGACTACATCATACCAGCACGAGGAAAGATCGTAGCCAACACTGATATTCAGATTGCTCTTCCTGATGGATGCTACGGTCGTGTTGGTAAGCAGCAGTCACATTACTTTTGGGGTTTCGTTTCAGCTTGAAATTCAAGAGACTGTTTTTCGGACATATGCATCTTCACATAGAACCACTCCTCTGTTGCCAGCTGGCTCACCAGAAGTTATGTCTGATCACCAGTTGACAAAAGACAACCCTTCATGAAATTCTTCTATGATAATGATGGGTTGCAGATCAGTAGTTAGCAAGTTTTATAGCCTGATGATATATGCACTCAAAAAGTTACAGATTTAAATTTCAGCTGTGCAAATGATTGAAACTTGCGTACACATATTTATTGTACAGTAGCAGTAGAAATTCAAATCAGCTGCAATTAGCTTTTGGATCATCTCATAAATTGAAGGGAAGCCAATTTATGCAAGCATTAAGCATCACACttgcatttaatttatttgtttcatggTTATAAAGAATTACTTAATTTTGATGTTTAtcctttgattttattgttaatgtcatttactttaacatttttcagcTCCAAGGTCTGGCCTTGCTGTAAAGCACTTTATTGATGTTGGAGGTGAGAAAGCATTCAAATGAATTTCACTGTTTTCACTTATTACAACATTCATGTATTAAATAAAGATGTGTTGCACAGGCCATTCTTAGCTACATATTCAGTGTTAGGTatctgtttttttgtattttcttcagCATTTTTATCTTGCATGCTTATCATTT is part of the Pomacea canaliculata isolate SZHN2017 linkage group LG13, ASM307304v1, whole genome shotgun sequence genome and harbors:
- the LOC112553866 gene encoding deoxyuridine 5'-triphosphate nucleotidohydrolase-like, whose translation is MKHSRQIFFRIFHHRHQWVARYTFCSRMPSAEVTLQFAKLTKNAYTPTRGSEKAAGYDLYSAYDYIIPARGKIVANTDIQIALPDGCYGRVAPRSGLAVKHFIDVGAGVIDQDYRGNVGVVLFNFADTEFEIKKGDRIAQLICERIYLPALQEAETLDVTLRGDGGFGSTGRN